A genome region from Hymenobacter tibetensis includes the following:
- a CDS encoding zinc-dependent metalloprotease: MMKTKYLPVALLLTLHHPAPAQNAPAGQAPPTSKSEAKPSTSISAFTQGMKKYEGYFPFYYDEKTGKIFLEVDKFNQEFLYFSSLTEGVGMGGPEKGQASSSIVKFVRMGPKVMLLAPNYNYRAVTKNVDEQKSVASAFAKSVIWGFTAAATEGDKALVDFTPFLVRDSQKIGDRLGARSFAGLRGAPAPAASAAPYRFDESRSAVLLENTKNFSKNTEFEAMVTFTGGATAGGRGFGGGSEIAPDPNSITVNMHQSLVELPDNNYKPRKFDPRSGMNMFSYMDFSAPMTEPELVRFSRRHRLEKKNPRAAMSEPVKPIMYYVDRGAPEKIKKALIEGGSWWNQAFEAAGYKNAFQIQELPVGADPMDIRYNVVNWVDRAGNPRAFSYGSSYIDPRTGEIMKGVVTLGSDRHRQDYLIAEGLLQPYGGKGNTDKMEQLALARIRQLSAHEIGHTLGFFHNFAASPKGRTSVMDYPFPRFSLKADGTVDVSDAYDAGIGSWDKRAVVWGYQDFPKGTDEDAGLEKIMQETLKQGHLFIPDIGGYTHPTSHQWDDGENAITQLTKLMTVRRHVLDNFSEKAIREQAPMATLEEVLVPIYLLHRYQIEATAKSLGGLYFSPAVKGDGQVPTKMVAPAEQWRAFDALLTTITPDALALPEKLIQMIPPRPSGYTNSSELFSRHTGPTFDPIATAEAAAGETIASILNPERAARLIEYQARDSQQPGFMPVVDKLLTATWKAPLPAGYKGELHTMVNNVTLKNLLELAADTKASESARGQALLKVQELQQWMAGKMPTAEARQKANLAFGLAQIAKFNEDPNKFLPVPGLEMPPGAPIGMPALDFLGDDIVY; encoded by the coding sequence ATGATGAAAACAAAGTACCTGCCAGTAGCCCTTCTCTTAACCCTCCACCACCCAGCCCCCGCCCAAAACGCCCCCGCAGGGCAAGCGCCACCCACCAGCAAGTCAGAGGCAAAACCGTCCACCAGTATTTCCGCTTTCACGCAGGGAATGAAGAAATACGAGGGCTACTTTCCTTTTTACTACGACGAGAAAACCGGCAAAATATTTCTAGAGGTCGACAAGTTCAATCAGGAGTTCTTGTACTTCAGCTCGCTGACCGAAGGCGTGGGCATGGGCGGGCCAGAGAAGGGGCAGGCGTCGTCGTCGATTGTGAAGTTTGTGCGCATGGGGCCGAAGGTGATGCTGCTGGCTCCCAACTATAATTACCGCGCCGTCACGAAGAACGTGGACGAGCAAAAATCGGTGGCCAGCGCCTTTGCCAAGTCCGTCATTTGGGGCTTCACGGCCGCGGCCACCGAGGGGGACAAAGCATTGGTGGATTTCACGCCCTTCTTGGTGCGCGACAGCCAAAAAATTGGTGACCGGCTGGGCGCACGGTCGTTTGCGGGGTTGCGGGGCGCGCCCGCTCCGGCCGCTTCGGCGGCGCCCTACCGCTTCGATGAGTCTCGCTCGGCCGTGCTGCTCGAAAACACCAAGAACTTCTCCAAGAACACCGAGTTTGAGGCCATGGTCACGTTCACGGGCGGCGCTACGGCTGGGGGGCGGGGCTTCGGAGGCGGCTCGGAAATTGCGCCCGACCCGAACTCGATAACGGTGAACATGCACCAGTCGTTGGTAGAACTGCCCGACAACAACTACAAGCCCCGCAAATTCGACCCGCGCAGTGGCATGAACATGTTCAGCTACATGGACTTTTCGGCCCCAATGACCGAGCCGGAGCTGGTGCGTTTCTCGCGGCGGCATCGCTTGGAAAAAAAGAACCCCCGGGCCGCTATGAGCGAGCCGGTGAAGCCCATCATGTACTACGTGGACCGCGGCGCACCCGAAAAAATCAAGAAGGCGCTGATTGAAGGCGGTTCCTGGTGGAACCAGGCGTTTGAGGCAGCCGGTTACAAAAACGCCTTTCAGATTCAGGAGCTACCCGTTGGCGCCGACCCCATGGACATTCGCTACAACGTAGTGAACTGGGTGGACCGGGCCGGCAACCCCCGCGCGTTTTCCTACGGCTCGTCGTACATCGACCCGCGCACCGGCGAAATCATGAAGGGCGTGGTAACGCTCGGCTCCGACCGGCACCGGCAAGATTATCTGATTGCGGAAGGCCTGTTGCAGCCGTACGGTGGCAAAGGCAATACCGACAAAATGGAGCAGTTGGCCCTAGCTCGTATTCGCCAATTATCGGCTCATGAAATCGGGCACACGCTGGGCTTCTTTCACAACTTCGCGGCTAGCCCTAAAGGCCGAACTTCGGTGATGGATTATCCGTTTCCGCGTTTCTCGCTCAAGGCTGATGGTACCGTGGACGTGTCCGACGCCTACGATGCGGGCATTGGCAGTTGGGATAAGCGGGCGGTGGTATGGGGCTACCAAGACTTCCCCAAAGGCACCGACGAGGATGCGGGCCTAGAGAAAATAATGCAGGAAACCCTCAAGCAGGGCCACCTCTTCATCCCGGATATTGGCGGCTACACGCACCCCACGTCGCACCAATGGGACGACGGCGAAAACGCTATTACCCAGCTTACCAAGCTGATGACCGTGCGCCGGCATGTACTCGACAACTTCTCGGAGAAAGCCATTCGGGAGCAAGCCCCCATGGCGACGTTAGAGGAAGTGCTGGTGCCGATTTACCTGTTGCACCGCTACCAGATTGAAGCCACCGCCAAATCGTTGGGTGGGCTGTACTTTTCGCCGGCCGTGAAAGGCGACGGGCAGGTGCCCACGAAAATGGTAGCGCCTGCCGAGCAGTGGCGGGCCTTCGATGCACTGCTGACCACTATCACGCCGGACGCGTTGGCGCTGCCCGAAAAGCTAATTCAGATGATTCCGCCGCGCCCGTCGGGGTACACCAACTCGTCGGAGCTGTTCAGCCGCCACACCGGCCCCACCTTCGACCCCATTGCCACGGCCGAGGCGGCGGCAGGCGAAACCATTGCCTCCATTCTGAACCCCGAGCGGGCCGCCCGCCTCATTGAGTACCAAGCCCGCGACAGTCAGCAACCCGGCTTCATGCCGGTAGTGGATAAGTTGCTCACGGCCACCTGGAAAGCCCCGCTGCCGGCGGGCTACAAAGGCGAGCTGCACACCATGGTCAACAACGTGACGCTGAAGAATCTGTTGGAACTAGCCGCCGATACCAAGGCGTCGGAAAGTGCTCGGGGGCAGGCCTTGCTGAAAGTGCAGGAGCTACAGCAGTGGATGGCCGGCAAGATGCCGACCGCCGAAGCCCGTCAGAAAGCTAATCTGGCTTTCGGCCTTGCCCAGATTGCTAAGTTCAACGAAGACCCCAACAAGTTTCTGCCCGTGCCCGGCCTGGAAATGCCACCCGGCGCGCCCATCGGCATGCCCGCCCTGGATTTTCTGGGGGACGACATTGTGTATTAA
- a CDS encoding RagB/SusD family nutrient uptake outer membrane protein — MKTITARNFRPAKPHKLACLLLLACTLWGTSACNEDKLLNPAPDTSLPDANLFDTPARVLGQVNGLYSALKVGNFYGGRYLMLSDIRGEEFINRLQNVFTGYDAWNHTINSGSNDALTTWSAAYVAINSSNLVIDGLAAHSGAVEAALAAQYVGEAKFVRALSYFSLITFYGQPYVKDGGASPGIPLRLQGQTTSANNDMARSTVGEVYAQIIKDLNEAEAALPVTYGTPLLNTTRAHRNAAIALKTRVYLTMGQYDNAVTEARKIVSAATPFKASSGVQHQLQASISTVFNSDYTTTESIFSMPMTELDNISGQSSLGYEYTVNQEYNLNPTGILGNATWRATDERKTMLRTAGTLLYLTKYKKANPYLDYVPVIRYSEVLLNYAEALAKSSTPNLPLATSLLTAVRQRSDASYVFPAATTATATALVNAILVERRIELLGEGFRSNDLLRNMLPIPAKGTAPSVAPTQPEYIFPIPNAEISTNKLL; from the coding sequence ATGAAGACGATAACCGCACGCAACTTCCGCCCAGCGAAGCCGCACAAACTAGCCTGCCTGCTTCTGCTGGCCTGTACCTTGTGGGGCACCAGCGCCTGCAACGAAGACAAACTGCTGAATCCGGCGCCGGATACCTCCTTGCCCGACGCCAACCTGTTCGACACGCCGGCCCGCGTACTGGGCCAAGTAAATGGCTTGTACTCAGCGCTGAAAGTGGGCAATTTCTACGGTGGCCGCTACCTGATGCTGAGCGACATTCGGGGCGAAGAGTTTATCAACCGGCTGCAAAATGTGTTTACTGGCTACGACGCCTGGAACCACACCATCAATTCCGGGTCCAATGACGCCCTCACCACTTGGAGCGCGGCCTACGTGGCCATCAACTCCTCGAATTTGGTGATAGATGGCTTGGCGGCACACTCCGGTGCGGTGGAAGCTGCCTTGGCAGCGCAATATGTAGGCGAAGCCAAGTTTGTGCGGGCCCTGAGCTACTTCAGCCTGATTACGTTCTATGGGCAGCCGTACGTGAAGGATGGTGGAGCTTCGCCGGGGATACCGCTGCGGCTGCAAGGCCAAACCACTTCCGCCAACAACGACATGGCCCGCAGTACGGTAGGGGAGGTGTACGCCCAAATCATCAAGGACTTGAACGAGGCGGAAGCCGCCTTGCCGGTTACCTATGGCACGCCGCTGCTCAACACCACCCGCGCCCACCGCAACGCAGCCATTGCGCTCAAAACGCGGGTATACCTGACCATGGGCCAATACGACAACGCCGTGACGGAAGCCCGCAAGATTGTTTCGGCTGCCACGCCTTTCAAGGCCAGTAGCGGCGTGCAGCATCAGTTGCAAGCTAGCATCAGCACCGTGTTCAACTCCGATTACACCACTACGGAAAGCATTTTTTCCATGCCCATGACGGAGCTAGACAACATCAGCGGCCAAAGCTCGCTGGGCTACGAGTACACCGTCAATCAGGAATATAACCTGAACCCAACCGGCATTCTAGGCAACGCTACCTGGCGGGCCACCGACGAGCGCAAAACCATGCTCCGCACCGCCGGCACCTTGCTTTACCTAACCAAATACAAGAAAGCCAATCCCTACCTAGATTATGTACCGGTTATCCGCTACTCGGAAGTGCTGCTCAATTACGCCGAAGCCTTAGCCAAAAGCAGCACCCCCAATCTGCCGCTAGCCACCAGCTTGCTAACCGCTGTGCGCCAGCGCTCCGACGCCAGCTACGTATTTCCGGCCGCCACTACCGCTACAGCCACCGCCTTGGTAAATGCTATATTGGTGGAGCGGCGCATCGAGTTGTTGGGGGAGGGGTTCCGCTCCAACGATTTGCTGCGCAACATGCTGCCCATTCCAGCGAAAGGCACTGCGCCGTCCGTGGCGCCCACGCAGCCCGAGTACATCTTCCCGATTCCGAACGCCGAAATATCCACCAACAAGCTACTTTGA
- a CDS encoding SusC/RagA family TonB-linked outer membrane protein, which translates to MKKPLLVVLALLPLAEASAQSQKITGKVTEANGSPLPGVTVLVKGTTRGGATSMDGTFALEGDPNSVLVFSFLGYKSQEVSVAGRSSVSVTMGADAKALDEVVVVGYGTQTKAEFTGSAARVSGSAVKDMPVQSFDQGLAGKATGVSIGQPNGVLNNAPVIRIRGINSISLSSYPLVVVDGIPVNTGNASGSTTVANNPLGDINPADIESIDVLKDAASTAIYGSRAAAGVILITTKSGKAGKPRVTYEGWAGVTEAVRLPTMLNAEQFMLIKNEAVLNSKILTGNANNASVPSASFFPTYNDDGSLVDTNWYDEVYQKGFSQNHSLSVSGGSESTKYYFSTNYSDQKGILKTNEFTRKAVRFNLSHKLTPWISLSGNANFNNSLNSSPNTGSLEGNAFGIVGSARLAWLSAPNVYARNPDGSYNLSAANTLGMGNNTVASNFYNPVPLLDLNKYTSENDRIISSFSADFTPLKGLAYRLSYGIDRLKIENQTFESAVHGPGYGTPTSGGRASNASLLIDNWNLTHTLTYQLPLPSNQHSVSVLLGYDVQKFNNSSWGATRSILSDAFFNDFQGSYGSIVPANNFLNERAFASVFSRLTYDFNKRYFLTVNFRRDGNSALGAGKKYGNFGGVSGGWSLAEEQFYQNSALAEVLTNVKLRASWGRVGNGNLSNSYGSLSLYNSALYGSAATWIFSQGGNSDLGWETSKQTNVGADLGLFNDRVRFDLTYYRNNVDGLILNVPQTPSKGIPNSAILMNVGSMYNRGLEVGVNADIINAGKFTWSSNFNYTTNKNRVTALFGNGSEIVGTTSATAETSNITRVGYSVGSLYGAKTDGVNPATGQRIFINRNGEQVQYSHAVASGQSRWTYLDGSPAPAISVSDYYLLGNALPTWYGGFNNTFKYGNFDLGINFTYSGGNYVMNGTKGTWRDQRFWNNSTEVLDRWTTEGQITDIPRVVIGDLVSNGSSFPISENVEKADFLRLQSAALGYTVPAALFGKSGVSSVRVYTQVFNAFLITNYSGTDPDISSNGNSNTTPGVDKNSIPQGRTFTLGLNVGF; encoded by the coding sequence ATGAAAAAACCTTTACTGGTTGTCCTGGCGCTGCTTCCTTTGGCGGAAGCTAGTGCGCAAAGCCAAAAGATTACGGGCAAAGTAACAGAAGCCAACGGTTCTCCACTGCCTGGCGTGACGGTGCTCGTGAAGGGAACCACGCGGGGAGGAGCCACTTCCATGGATGGTACGTTTGCGTTGGAAGGAGACCCAAACAGTGTCTTGGTATTCTCCTTTCTAGGGTACAAATCGCAGGAAGTTTCGGTGGCGGGGCGCTCCTCTGTGTCGGTGACCATGGGGGCCGACGCCAAAGCCCTGGACGAAGTGGTGGTGGTAGGGTACGGCACCCAAACCAAAGCGGAATTTACGGGCTCCGCAGCCCGGGTTTCGGGTTCAGCTGTGAAAGATATGCCCGTGCAGAGCTTCGACCAGGGGTTGGCGGGCAAAGCCACTGGGGTCAGTATTGGCCAGCCCAACGGGGTGCTCAACAACGCGCCCGTTATTCGGATTCGGGGAATTAATTCTATTTCGCTCAGCTCGTATCCGCTGGTGGTGGTAGACGGTATTCCGGTGAATACAGGCAACGCGTCGGGCAGCACGACGGTGGCCAACAACCCATTGGGCGACATCAACCCGGCGGATATCGAAAGCATTGATGTGTTGAAGGATGCCGCTTCCACAGCTATTTACGGCTCCCGGGCCGCGGCCGGCGTGATTCTTATCACCACCAAAAGCGGCAAGGCCGGCAAGCCTCGCGTGACCTACGAAGGCTGGGCCGGGGTAACCGAGGCGGTGCGCCTGCCTACCATGCTGAATGCCGAGCAGTTTATGCTTATCAAGAACGAAGCCGTTCTAAACTCTAAAATCCTGACGGGCAACGCCAACAACGCTAGCGTGCCCTCAGCTTCGTTCTTCCCGACATACAACGACGATGGCTCTTTGGTGGACACCAATTGGTACGATGAAGTGTACCAAAAAGGCTTCTCGCAAAACCACAGCCTGAGCGTATCGGGCGGTTCGGAAAGTACAAAATACTATTTCTCCACCAACTACAGCGACCAGAAAGGCATCCTCAAAACCAACGAATTTACCCGCAAAGCTGTGCGCTTCAACCTGAGCCACAAGCTGACGCCATGGATCAGCTTATCAGGCAACGCCAACTTCAACAACAGCCTGAACTCCTCACCCAACACAGGCTCTTTGGAAGGCAACGCTTTCGGGATTGTGGGCTCGGCTCGGCTGGCGTGGCTTTCGGCCCCCAACGTGTACGCTCGCAACCCCGATGGCTCCTACAACCTGAGTGCCGCCAACACGCTGGGCATGGGCAACAACACGGTGGCCAGCAACTTCTACAACCCCGTGCCGCTGCTGGACCTCAACAAGTACACCTCGGAAAACGACCGGATTATTAGCAGTTTCTCGGCTGATTTCACTCCGCTCAAGGGGCTGGCGTACCGCCTAAGCTATGGCATCGACCGGCTCAAAATTGAAAATCAAACCTTTGAAAGCGCGGTGCATGGCCCGGGTTACGGCACGCCCACGAGTGGGGGCAGAGCCAGCAACGCCAGCCTACTGATCGACAACTGGAACCTGACGCACACGCTCACCTACCAGCTGCCGCTGCCCTCCAATCAACACAGCGTGTCGGTTCTGCTGGGCTACGACGTGCAAAAGTTCAACAACTCGTCGTGGGGTGCCACGCGCTCCATCTTGTCGGATGCCTTCTTCAACGATTTTCAGGGCAGCTACGGCAGCATAGTACCGGCCAACAACTTCCTGAACGAGCGGGCGTTTGCTTCGGTGTTTTCGCGCCTCACGTATGATTTCAACAAGCGGTATTTCCTGACTGTCAATTTCCGGCGCGACGGCAACTCGGCGCTGGGAGCGGGCAAGAAGTACGGCAACTTCGGGGGCGTATCCGGTGGCTGGTCGTTGGCGGAAGAGCAGTTCTACCAGAACTCGGCGCTGGCTGAGGTGCTTACCAACGTGAAGCTGCGGGCGAGCTGGGGCAGGGTGGGCAACGGCAACTTGTCGAACAGCTATGGCTCGTTGTCTCTCTATAATTCGGCGCTATACGGCTCGGCGGCCACCTGGATTTTCAGCCAGGGCGGCAACTCGGACTTGGGGTGGGAAACCAGCAAGCAAACCAACGTGGGCGCCGACCTGGGGTTGTTCAACGACCGGGTGCGGTTCGACCTGACGTATTACCGCAACAACGTGGACGGGCTGATCCTAAACGTGCCTCAGACGCCGTCGAAAGGCATTCCGAATAGCGCCATTCTGATGAACGTGGGCTCTATGTACAACCGGGGGCTGGAAGTGGGTGTCAACGCCGATATCATCAATGCTGGCAAGTTTACGTGGAGCTCCAACTTCAATTACACCACCAACAAAAACCGGGTAACGGCTTTGTTTGGCAACGGGTCGGAGATTGTGGGTACCACCAGCGCCACGGCCGAAACCAGCAACATCACGCGGGTGGGCTACTCGGTGGGGAGCTTGTACGGGGCCAAAACCGACGGCGTGAACCCGGCCACCGGCCAACGCATCTTCATCAACCGAAACGGCGAACAGGTGCAGTACAGCCACGCCGTGGCCTCGGGCCAAAGTCGCTGGACGTACCTGGATGGCTCCCCGGCACCCGCCATCAGCGTTTCCGATTATTACCTGCTTGGCAACGCACTACCCACATGGTATGGGGGCTTCAACAACACGTTCAAGTATGGCAATTTCGACTTGGGTATCAACTTCACGTACTCGGGCGGCAACTACGTCATGAACGGGACGAAAGGCACTTGGCGCGACCAACGCTTCTGGAACAATTCCACCGAAGTATTGGACCGCTGGACCACCGAAGGGCAGATAACCGACATTCCGCGGGTGGTGATTGGGGACTTGGTGTCGAACGGTTCGTCGTTTCCGATTTCAGAAAATGTAGAGAAGGCCGACTTCCTGCGGCTGCAATCGGCGGCGTTGGGCTACACGGTGCCGGCGGCTTTGTTTGGCAAGTCGGGCGTTAGCTCGGTACGGGTGTACACGCAGGTGTTCAACGCCTTCCTGATCACCAACTACTCGGGCACCGACCCCGACATCTCCTCGAACGGGAACAGCAACACGACGCCCGGCGTCGACAAGAATTCTATCCCGCAAGGCCGCACGTTTACGCTGGGCCTGAACGTCGGATTTTAA
- a CDS encoding bifunctional aldolase/short-chain dehydrogenase, translating to MEKTLTFQHVSYLWDEAQALALGGDEVALFLYRSNLLGADLRLTNYAGGNTSCKIQETNPVTGEAAEVMWVKGSGGDIGTLTKAGCANLYVEKLHQLKNRYRGLAHEDEMVGLFEYCLFDPKCATPSIDTPLHGLLPFKHIDHLHPDALIAIAASKDGEQIMHEIWGDTMGWLPWQKPGFDLGLQLEKIVADNPHLRGVILGGHGLFTWGETSYSCYLNTLEVIEQAATYLEANYGKKGPVFGGVKREQTLDATQRRQQAATVMPVLRGLASSQRRMLGHYTDDARVLEFVNSNDLPRLAQKGTSCPDHFLRTKIRPLVLDADVMQGDAASVKTYLEEQFAAYRQDYAAYYERSKHANSPAMRDANPVIILWPGVGMFAFAKDKQTARVAAEFYTNAINVMKGAEAVSEYTGLAEQEAFNIEYWLLEEAKLQRMAPPKALSGKVAYVTGGTGGIGKAICEELLKFGACVVAVDRDRLEETQDELRKKFGKDSALSAAINVTDADSIAESLRQSVLQFGGVDIIVNCAGLSISKPLADTTQADWDILNDVLVKGQFLVSQAAVTILRQQALGGDIVNIASKNGLVAGPNNVAYGTAKAAQLHMSRLLAAELGADKIRVNTVNPDAVLRGSKIWEGDWAAGRAKAYGISVEELPAHYAKRTLLGEELLSEDIAKAVRVFVDGSLSKSTGNVLNVDGGVAMAFVR from the coding sequence ATGGAAAAAACGCTAACCTTTCAGCACGTGAGCTACCTCTGGGATGAGGCCCAGGCGCTGGCGCTCGGCGGCGACGAAGTGGCCCTCTTCCTCTACCGTTCTAACCTGCTCGGCGCTGACTTGCGCCTGACCAACTACGCCGGAGGCAACACCTCCTGCAAAATCCAGGAAACCAACCCCGTCACGGGCGAAGCGGCCGAGGTGATGTGGGTGAAAGGCTCGGGCGGCGACATTGGCACCTTAACCAAAGCCGGCTGCGCCAACCTCTACGTTGAAAAGCTGCACCAGCTCAAAAATCGTTACCGCGGCCTAGCCCACGAAGACGAGATGGTGGGCTTGTTCGAGTACTGCCTCTTCGACCCCAAGTGCGCCACGCCTTCTATTGATACGCCACTGCACGGCTTGCTGCCCTTCAAGCACATCGACCACCTGCACCCCGATGCCCTGATTGCCATTGCTGCCAGCAAAGACGGCGAGCAAATCATGCACGAGATTTGGGGCGACACGATGGGTTGGTTGCCGTGGCAGAAGCCAGGCTTCGACCTAGGCCTGCAACTCGAGAAAATCGTAGCCGACAACCCGCACCTGCGCGGCGTTATCCTCGGCGGCCACGGCCTCTTTACGTGGGGCGAAACCTCCTATTCCTGCTACCTCAACACGCTTGAAGTTATCGAGCAAGCCGCCACCTACCTGGAAGCCAACTATGGCAAGAAGGGTCCCGTGTTCGGCGGCGTGAAGCGTGAGCAGACCCTAGATGCCACCCAGCGGCGTCAGCAAGCGGCTACCGTAATGCCCGTGCTGCGCGGCCTGGCTAGCAGCCAGCGCCGTATGCTCGGCCACTACACCGACGACGCCCGCGTACTCGAGTTCGTTAACTCCAACGACCTGCCCCGCCTGGCGCAGAAAGGCACTTCTTGCCCCGACCACTTCCTGCGCACCAAGATTCGTCCGCTCGTGCTCGACGCCGACGTGATGCAAGGCGACGCAGCTAGCGTGAAAACGTATCTGGAGGAGCAGTTTGCGGCCTACCGCCAGGACTACGCCGCGTACTATGAGCGCAGCAAGCACGCTAATTCGCCAGCTATGCGCGACGCTAACCCGGTAATCATCCTGTGGCCCGGCGTGGGCATGTTCGCCTTCGCCAAAGACAAGCAGACCGCCCGCGTGGCTGCCGAGTTCTACACCAACGCCATCAACGTCATGAAAGGCGCGGAGGCCGTGAGCGAATACACGGGTCTGGCCGAACAGGAAGCCTTCAACATCGAGTATTGGTTGCTGGAAGAAGCCAAGCTTCAGCGCATGGCCCCACCTAAAGCTCTTTCGGGCAAGGTGGCTTACGTGACCGGCGGCACCGGTGGCATCGGCAAAGCTATCTGCGAGGAGCTGCTTAAGTTCGGCGCCTGCGTGGTAGCCGTGGACCGCGACCGGCTGGAAGAAACGCAGGACGAACTGCGCAAGAAATTCGGGAAGGACAGCGCCCTGAGCGCGGCCATCAACGTGACCGATGCCGACAGCATCGCCGAGTCGTTGCGCCAGAGCGTCCTGCAATTCGGCGGCGTTGATATCATCGTCAACTGTGCCGGCCTTAGCATCAGCAAGCCCCTAGCCGACACCACCCAGGCCGACTGGGACATCCTCAACGATGTACTGGTGAAAGGCCAATTTCTGGTCAGCCAAGCGGCCGTTACCATCCTACGCCAGCAGGCCCTAGGCGGCGACATCGTGAACATTGCCAGCAAGAACGGACTGGTAGCCGGTCCGAACAACGTAGCCTACGGCACGGCCAAGGCCGCGCAGCTCCATATGAGCCGCCTGCTGGCCGCCGAACTCGGCGCCGACAAGATTCGCGTCAACACTGTTAACCCCGACGCCGTGTTGCGCGGCTCCAAGATCTGGGAAGGCGACTGGGCCGCGGGTCGGGCCAAGGCCTACGGTATCTCGGTAGAAGAGCTGCCCGCGCACTATGCCAAGCGCACCTTGCTCGGCGAGGAGCTGCTCTCCGAAGATATTGCCAAGGCCGTACGCGTATTCGTGGATGGCTCATTGAGCAAAAGCACCGGCAACGTGCTCAACGTAGATGGCGGCGTAGCCATGGCCTTCGTCCGCTAA
- a CDS encoding GntR family transcriptional regulator codes for MIYKSASRDRNPSIGLAENRELLVAPEFYKLQLKPQDKTPKYKQIVQSVITDIERGLLKNGDQLPSISELSVEYYIARDTVEKAYRELRERGFITSVQGKGYYVQASDTTKLKILLVFNKLSSYKKIIYYAFLEALGEAATVDLQIHHYNVHLFEEIIEKSLGKYNYYVVMPHFTLDTEKATYQNILNRIPSQELVLLDKDIPELKHDCLRVFQDFDKDIFNALENAADLLEKYSRLVLILPNDANHPEELPWGFRSFCLLHNKTFAVVENAMNEVLQVGTAYVVIRETDLVELVKKMRQTSYLLGREVGIISFNETPLKELLNMTVITTDFEAMGRTAATLLLDKQRVKVKNPFYTIRRGSL; via the coding sequence ATGATCTACAAATCTGCCTCCCGCGACCGAAACCCCAGTATCGGTCTGGCCGAGAACCGAGAGTTGCTGGTAGCTCCCGAATTCTATAAGCTACAACTGAAGCCCCAGGACAAGACCCCGAAGTACAAACAGATTGTGCAGTCGGTGATAACGGATATCGAGCGGGGTTTGCTGAAGAATGGTGACCAGCTTCCTTCTATCAGCGAGCTGAGCGTGGAATATTACATTGCCCGCGACACCGTGGAAAAAGCGTACCGCGAACTGCGTGAGCGAGGCTTTATTACGTCGGTGCAGGGCAAGGGCTACTACGTGCAGGCCAGCGACACGACCAAACTCAAAATTCTGCTGGTATTCAACAAACTCAGCTCCTACAAGAAGATCATCTACTACGCTTTCCTGGAAGCCCTGGGTGAAGCAGCCACCGTCGACCTGCAGATTCACCACTACAACGTGCATTTGTTCGAGGAAATCATCGAGAAAAGCCTTGGCAAATACAACTACTACGTGGTGATGCCGCACTTCACCCTCGACACCGAAAAAGCCACGTATCAGAACATTCTCAACAGAATTCCCTCGCAGGAGCTCGTGCTGCTCGACAAGGATATTCCGGAGCTAAAGCACGACTGCCTGCGCGTGTTCCAGGACTTCGACAAAGACATTTTCAACGCCCTGGAAAACGCGGCTGATCTGCTAGAAAAGTATTCGCGCCTGGTGCTGATTCTGCCGAACGATGCCAACCACCCCGAGGAATTGCCGTGGGGTTTCCGCTCGTTCTGCCTGCTGCACAACAAGACGTTTGCCGTAGTGGAAAACGCCATGAACGAAGTGCTGCAAGTAGGAACCGCCTACGTAGTGATTCGGGAAACCGACTTGGTGGAACTGGTTAAGAAAATGCGCCAAACCAGCTACTTGCTCGGTCGTGAAGTGGGCATTATTTCGTTCAACGAAACTCCGCTGAAGGAGCTGCTCAACATGACGGTTATCACCACCGATTTTGAAGCCATGGGCCGCACCGCCGCCACCCTCCTGCTCGACAAGCAGCGCGTGAAAGTGAAGAACCCCTTTTATACCATTCGCCGCGGCTCCTTGTAG